Proteins encoded in a region of the Triticum dicoccoides isolate Atlit2015 ecotype Zavitan chromosome 3A, WEW_v2.0, whole genome shotgun sequence genome:
- the LOC119272464 gene encoding uncharacterized protein LOC119272464, translated as MGDFNGSFHRMQRESRSDEPPRGPPFQPGPWGNEPYPRRGNNSPHRDHRFWGEAPPWRERENINITWIVSGPRATTTLLATYRAQGDRDHFKGNRRPKYSGQGKDLSPSAETSKPTTHTHSGSMGGTGKEQHSNDVSEGKQTHVDGPSLTPHAAASSQDAYKEEGMEVDPLTAIFDGDVEHCISAVATHLKLSRGTKLVIEASPTSDPKCTVPIAPSKLTRRTLRSGGEQNKPWEPPVKNTSPTTLVILNPVLDKAPDFPTRTLAQEFIKSLEKRWRRDSAAQLQVGLPYSEKFLIWARMMLIAEEDRQMLERAGILRGVFSILFRICPAWPLIQAFIDFWNVMPMMNSSQHHSAPKTVQSILCSRFMLNYANIGWRMVQKAKV; from the exons ATGGGAGACTTTAACGGAAGTTTCCATCGCATGCAACGCGAGTCACGCTCTGACGAGCCACCAAGAGGACCTCCCTTTCAGCCGGGACCCTGGGGCAACGAGCCTTATCCTAGGCGAGGTAACAACTCTCCTCATCGAGATCATCGATTTTGGGGGGAAGCACCtccctggagagagagagagaacatcaatATTACGTGGATCGTGAGCGGCCCCCGAGCAACTACTACCCTCCTCGCGACTTATCGGGCCCAG GGTGATCGTGATCATTTTAAAGGAAATCGTCGGCCAAAATATTCGGGCCAAGGTAAAGATCTTTCACCTTCTGCTGAGACGAGCAAGCCCACAACTCACACACATTCTGGTAGCATGGGAGGAACAGGGAAGGAACAACACTCTAATGATGTTTCAGAG GGAAAACAAACGCACGTTGATGGTCCCTCACTGACACCTCATGCTGCTGCCAGCAGTCAGGATGCATATAAAGAAGAGGGGATGGAAGTGGATCCCTTGACGGCTATCTTTGATGGAGATGTGGAGCACTGCATCAGTGCTGTGGCCACCCACCTCAAACTCAGTAGGGGAACAAAGCTTGTCATCGAAGCTTCACCAACTTCTGACCCAAAGTGTACAGTACCAATAGCGCCCTCGAAATTGACGAGGCGTACATTGCGGAGTGGGGGCGAGCAAAATAAGCCATGGGAGCCCCCTGTCAAGAACACTAGTCCAACGACCTTGGTAATACTTAATCCAGTCCTCGACAAGGCTCCTGATTTTCCCACAAGAACTCTAGCCCAAGAATTTATCAAATCTCTTGAGAAGAGATGGAGGCGAGATAGCGCGGCCCAGCTACAAGTGGGGCTGCCTTACAGTGAGAAATTTTTAATCTGGGCTAGGATGATGTTGATAGCTGAGGAGGACAGGCAAATGTTGGAGCGTGCAGGCATTCTTAGAGGAGTTTTCAGCATACTTTTCCGCATCTGCCCAGCTTGGCCGCTCATTCAAGCCTTTATTGATTTCTGGAAT GTCATGCCTATGATGAATTCATCCCAGCACCATTCTGCGCCGAAGACAGTGCAGTCAATACTTTGCTCGCGGTTTATGCTAAACTATGCCAACATAGGTTGGCGCATGGTGCAGAAGGcgaaggtgtaa
- the LOC119271674 gene encoding uncharacterized protein LOC119271674, translating into MVVNNNQDNINNRRSQMEDEFMLFVFPTMEEGREKKPMHTSSLTGAAYVQEILNGHESLCRRHFRMEAYIFHALVEKLRENEILEDSTIVSLEEKVAIFLYAIAKNASNETLQDRFQHSGQTISRHFGDVLEAITKLASIYIRPPSLRPHPVLRRSHFHPYFNDCIGAIDGTHIPMTISPHEQEPYRNRKQTITQNVMVACDFDLRCGLCKHTTVSCPIPWN; encoded by the exons ATGGTCGTCAACAACAACCAGGATAACATAAACAACAG GAGGTCACAGATGGAGGATGAATTCATGTTATTTGTCTTCCCTACcatggaagaaggaagggagaaaAAACCAATGCATACATCTAGTCTTACAGGAGCTGCTTATGTCCAGGAAATCTTAAATGGGCATGAAAGCTTATGCAGAAGGCATTTCAGAATGGAGGCTTACATCTTTCATGCTCTAGTTGAGAAGCTGCGTGAGAATGAAATACTTGAAGATTCTACAATAGTCTCCTTGGAAGAAAAGGTTGCCATATTTTTatatgcaattgcaaaaaatgctaGTAATGAAACCTTGCAGGATAGGTTCCAGCACAGTGGGCAAACCATCAGTCGACACTTTGGAGATGTACTAGAGGCAATTACAAAGCTTGCAAGCATCTATATACGCCCACCTTCTCTTCGACCACATCCAGTCTTGAGGAGATCACATTTCCATCCCTACTTCAAT GATTGCATTGGTGCTATTGATGGTACACATATTCCAATGACTATCTCACCACATGAACAAGAGCCATATCGAAACAGAAAGCAAACAATCACACAAAATGTTATGGTTGCATGTGACTTTGATTTGAG ATGCGGGCTATGCAAACACACCACAGTTTCTTGCCCCATACCGTGGAACTAG